A part of Haloarchaeobius sp. HME9146 genomic DNA contains:
- a CDS encoding spondin domain-containing protein, whose translation MSDAPTSTRRRFLTIAAGSTAIGLAGCLGGDSGGSPTDEEPMADDEMTDDGMDDTMTDGGDEMTEGDDMMSVTFTVTVENVSEPGTITTGAGDEVAVPLSPGAWAVHDDMATAFSPGSAASAGLEALAEDGSPGTYADELAGADHVEKTGTFTTPDGANGPAPIFPGETYSFDVKAHAGQRLSLATMFVQSNDLFYAFEPTGLSLFEDDQPISGDVTDRLLLWDAGTEQNQEPGAGADQAPRQSGPDTGADEMGTIRTIDEVDDMYQYPDVSEVIKVTVTQM comes from the coding sequence ATGTCAGACGCACCCACTTCCACGCGCCGTCGCTTCCTGACCATCGCTGCCGGTTCGACCGCAATCGGACTGGCCGGCTGCCTCGGTGGCGACTCGGGCGGGAGCCCGACCGACGAGGAACCGATGGCCGACGACGAGATGACGGACGACGGGATGGACGACACCATGACCGACGGCGGTGACGAGATGACCGAAGGCGACGACATGATGAGCGTCACCTTCACCGTCACCGTCGAGAACGTCTCCGAACCCGGGACCATCACGACGGGCGCTGGCGACGAGGTCGCCGTCCCGCTCTCGCCCGGGGCCTGGGCGGTTCACGACGACATGGCCACCGCGTTCTCGCCCGGGTCTGCCGCGAGCGCGGGCCTCGAAGCCCTCGCCGAGGACGGGAGTCCTGGAACCTACGCCGACGAACTCGCCGGCGCGGACCACGTCGAGAAGACGGGGACCTTCACCACGCCCGATGGAGCCAACGGCCCGGCACCGATCTTCCCCGGCGAGACGTACAGCTTCGACGTGAAGGCCCACGCCGGGCAGCGCCTCTCGCTGGCGACCATGTTCGTCCAGTCGAACGACCTGTTCTACGCCTTCGAACCGACGGGTCTGTCGCTGTTCGAGGACGACCAGCCCATCTCGGGCGACGTGACCGACCGGCTCCTGCTGTGGGACGCCGGCACGGAACAGAACCAGGAGCCGGGGGCCGGAGCGGACCAGGCACCGCGCCAGTCCGGCCCTGACACCGGTGCGGACGAGATGGGAACCATCCGGACCATCGACGAGGTCGACGACATGTACCAGTACCCGGATGTCTCGGAGGTCATCAAGGTGACCGTCACCCAGATGTAG
- a CDS encoding ATP-dependent helicase: MDGRALLAETEGFEGDPETVPLDDEHVLDMLDPAVRSWWVEQFGEFAAENEGFFTPPQKEAIPLIHEGENSLICSPTGSGKTLASFTAILNELFAREREQDDGLENSVYCLYVSPLKSLANDIHRNLTEPLEGIRDIATERGEPVGEIRHAIRHGDTDSNERQKMLKETPHILNTTPETLAILLDSPKFREKLRTIEYVVVDEIHSLAASKRGTHLSVSLERLEALTHDSPTRIGCSATIEPLDQVAEFLVGQDDGDPREYEIVDTRFAREFDLELRCPTDDLIDTPGQVVTGRFYDQLHELIQDHTNTLVFTNTRSGAERVLQRLREDYPGYDEENSGCHHGSMSKDVREGIEGKLKDGDLDVVTTSTSLELGIDMPHVDLVVQVGSPKSVASLLQRVGRAGHRVGQTVTGRVFALDRDELVECAVMLKKAQEGFVDSVAIPEKPQDVATQHVYGMAIAEVRPEEEILDILRSAWPYREYTDEDWAQLVRYLTADYEGLEDRNVYAKIWRDENDPPDGEYHYEDFPVGETLVGKRGRLARVIYMTNIGTIPDSFTCEVFTRADNEWVGQLDENYLDTLEPGDVFVLGGRNFEFRYRRGSKVYVDPTSAAPTVPSWYSERLPLSYDLGKELASFQGDLLAKHERGGAAAVRHWLRNFPLDDNSVRAIARMFDEQIRYTGPESLSTDSRLAIEEEIDRQEYKRQYYVHSTYGRRFNDGFSRLLAYRCAQETNANVGLSVADNGFVLSMPLNRKVDVVGLVESLDATEVRELLRQSLGDTELLQRYFRINATRALMILKRYKGYEKSAKQQQVSSEMLLGFAEDLDDFAVIEETYREILEDKLNVAGIEEVVRAIEAGQLDVTHTRVESPTPRAFGLATLMASDVVLAEDESAALQEFHERVLDEIGDESLTGAMAGGEE; this comes from the coding sequence ATGGACGGGAGAGCGCTGCTCGCCGAGACCGAGGGGTTCGAGGGCGACCCGGAGACGGTCCCCCTCGACGACGAGCACGTCCTCGACATGCTGGACCCGGCGGTCCGCAGCTGGTGGGTCGAGCAGTTCGGCGAGTTCGCCGCCGAGAACGAGGGGTTCTTCACGCCACCCCAGAAGGAGGCCATCCCCCTCATCCACGAGGGCGAGAACTCCCTCATCTGTTCGCCGACCGGGTCTGGCAAGACGCTGGCGAGCTTCACGGCCATCCTGAACGAACTGTTCGCCCGCGAGCGCGAGCAGGACGACGGGCTGGAGAACTCCGTGTACTGCCTCTACGTCTCTCCTCTCAAGTCACTCGCCAACGACATCCACCGGAACCTCACGGAGCCACTGGAGGGAATCCGCGACATCGCAACCGAGCGCGGGGAGCCAGTCGGCGAGATACGCCACGCCATCCGCCACGGCGACACCGACAGCAACGAGCGCCAGAAGATGCTGAAGGAGACGCCGCACATCCTCAATACGACCCCGGAGACGCTGGCCATCCTGCTCGATTCCCCGAAGTTCCGCGAGAAATTACGAACTATCGAGTACGTCGTCGTCGACGAGATCCACTCGCTGGCGGCCTCCAAGCGCGGCACCCACCTCTCGGTGTCGCTGGAGCGACTGGAGGCGCTCACGCACGACTCGCCGACGCGAATCGGCTGTTCGGCGACAATCGAGCCACTGGACCAGGTCGCCGAGTTCCTCGTCGGCCAGGACGACGGCGACCCTCGCGAGTACGAGATCGTCGATACTCGCTTCGCCCGCGAGTTCGACCTCGAACTCCGGTGTCCCACCGACGACCTCATCGACACACCGGGACAGGTCGTCACCGGCCGGTTCTACGACCAGCTGCACGAACTGATACAGGACCACACCAACACCCTCGTCTTCACGAACACGCGCTCGGGAGCCGAACGCGTCCTCCAGCGACTCCGCGAGGACTACCCCGGCTACGACGAGGAGAACTCCGGCTGCCACCACGGGAGCATGTCGAAGGACGTGCGCGAAGGCATCGAGGGCAAGCTGAAAGACGGCGACCTCGATGTCGTCACCACCTCGACCAGCCTCGAGCTGGGTATCGACATGCCCCACGTCGACCTGGTGGTGCAGGTCGGCTCCCCGAAGTCCGTGGCATCGCTGCTCCAGCGCGTCGGCCGGGCGGGCCACCGCGTCGGCCAGACCGTCACGGGGAGGGTGTTCGCGCTCGACCGCGACGAACTGGTCGAGTGTGCCGTCATGCTCAAGAAAGCCCAAGAGGGCTTCGTCGACTCGGTCGCGATTCCCGAGAAACCGCAGGACGTGGCCACCCAGCACGTGTACGGGATGGCCATCGCGGAGGTCCGTCCCGAAGAGGAGATTCTCGACATCCTGCGGTCGGCGTGGCCCTATCGCGAGTACACCGACGAGGACTGGGCCCAGCTCGTCCGGTACCTCACGGCGGACTACGAGGGGCTGGAGGACCGCAACGTCTACGCGAAGATCTGGCGCGACGAGAACGACCCGCCCGACGGCGAGTACCACTACGAGGACTTCCCCGTCGGGGAGACCCTGGTGGGCAAGCGGGGGCGCCTCGCCCGGGTCATCTACATGACCAACATCGGGACTATCCCGGACTCGTTCACCTGCGAGGTGTTCACCCGGGCCGACAACGAGTGGGTCGGCCAGCTCGACGAGAACTACCTCGACACCCTCGAACCCGGCGACGTGTTCGTCCTCGGCGGGCGCAACTTCGAGTTCCGCTACCGGAGAGGGTCGAAGGTGTACGTCGACCCAACCAGCGCCGCCCCCACCGTGCCCTCGTGGTATTCGGAACGCCTCCCGCTCTCGTACGACCTCGGGAAGGAACTCGCCAGCTTCCAGGGCGACCTGCTCGCGAAACACGAACGGGGCGGCGCGGCCGCGGTCCGCCACTGGCTCCGCAACTTCCCCCTCGACGACAACAGCGTCCGGGCCATCGCGCGGATGTTCGACGAGCAGATTCGATATACGGGCCCGGAGAGCCTGAGTACGGATTCCCGGCTCGCCATCGAGGAGGAGATAGACCGCCAGGAGTACAAGCGCCAGTACTACGTCCACTCGACGTACGGCCGGCGGTTCAACGACGGCTTCTCGCGGTTGCTCGCCTACCGGTGCGCCCAGGAGACCAACGCGAACGTGGGCCTGAGCGTCGCCGACAACGGGTTCGTGCTGTCGATGCCCCTGAACCGGAAGGTGGACGTGGTCGGCCTCGTGGAGTCACTCGACGCCACCGAGGTTCGCGAGCTGCTCCGCCAGAGCCTCGGCGATACGGAACTGCTCCAGCGATACTTCCGCATCAACGCGACCCGCGCCCTGATGATACTCAAGCGGTACAAGGGGTACGAGAAGTCGGCGAAACAACAGCAGGTCTCCAGCGAGATGCTGCTCGGGTTCGCCGAGGACCTCGACGACTTCGCGGTCATCGAGGAGACCTACCGGGAGATACTGGAGGACAAGCTCAACGTCGCGGGCATCGAGGAGGTCGTCCGGGCCATCGAGGCCGGGCAACTCGACGTGACCCACACCCGGGTCGAGTCTCCGACGCCCCGGGCGTTCGGGCTGGCGACGCTCATGGCGAGCGACGTGGTGCTGGCCGAGGACGAGAGCGCGGCCTTACAGGAGTTCCACGAGCGGGTCCTCGACGAGATCGGGGACGAATCTCTCACGGGGGCAATGGCGGGCGGGGAGGAGTGA
- a CDS encoding HEAT repeat domain-containing protein: protein MGGENGEPEERSPSPEWSALAGETARVPRATIVDEWEACVEALETDSQRSVAVLRGVAALAAEEPDAVEHTIVDVAPYASSGATNVRQQATLVLARLAEHHPGSVAIAVDQLGVTVANAPDLPSRRRATTALARLARTEPEAVARVADRLVPQLESDDDFLREDAALALGRITHRGTLPVDLDLDVDDLLPLYVAALGAQFRRAVRVDALDDCLAVGEELDDLLASVTGCEGLRDTLTVILDAVDTAAAHGGVAPEPLRDRVAAVAERAERVTEER from the coding sequence ATGGGAGGGGAGAACGGCGAGCCGGAGGAGCGGTCGCCGAGTCCGGAGTGGAGCGCACTTGCGGGGGAGACCGCTCGCGTGCCACGAGCGACCATCGTCGACGAGTGGGAGGCCTGCGTCGAGGCACTGGAGACGGACTCACAGCGGAGCGTGGCGGTCCTTCGGGGTGTGGCTGCACTCGCCGCCGAGGAACCCGACGCGGTCGAACACACCATCGTCGACGTGGCCCCCTACGCGTCCTCGGGTGCGACCAACGTCCGCCAGCAGGCGACCCTCGTGCTGGCACGCCTGGCCGAACACCATCCGGGCTCGGTGGCGATAGCGGTCGACCAGCTCGGGGTGACCGTCGCGAACGCGCCGGACCTGCCGAGCCGGCGTCGGGCGACCACGGCGCTGGCCCGACTCGCGAGAACGGAGCCCGAGGCGGTCGCTCGCGTCGCCGACCGGCTCGTCCCGCAACTGGAGAGCGACGACGACTTCCTGCGAGAGGATGCCGCGCTCGCACTGGGTCGGATAACACACCGCGGCACCTTGCCGGTCGACCTCGACCTGGACGTGGACGACCTGCTCCCGCTGTACGTGGCCGCGCTGGGAGCGCAGTTCCGCCGGGCTGTCCGGGTTGACGCCCTCGACGACTGCCTCGCCGTCGGCGAGGAACTCGACGACCTGCTGGCGAGCGTCACCGGCTGTGAGGGCCTGCGGGACACGCTCACGGTCATCCTCGATGCGGTCGATACGGCGGCTGCCCACGGCGGTGTCGCACCCGAGCCACTCAGGGACCGGGTCGCGGCGGTCGCCGAGCGCGCCGAGCGCGTGACCGAGGAACGATAG
- a CDS encoding MBL fold metallo-hydrolase, translated as MRVTFLGTGSAMPTGDRFQTGILLEDDEPLLVDCGSGVLHRLARTNVGYEGVETVLLTHHHLDHVSDLMALLKARWLAGEETLEVVGPAGTQDLVDGLLDVHDYLQGRVDLTVREVGPDEPFSVAGFDVEAFETRHSMACLAYRFDDRFVFSGDSEAFRELTDFANEAAVLAHDCSFPDGIDVSNHPTPSQLGESLAGCDIGRVYLTHLYPHTVGEHGDMLDAIEASYDGDVRFAEDMLSLTIE; from the coding sequence ATGCGAGTCACCTTCCTCGGGACCGGGAGCGCGATGCCTACCGGCGACCGGTTCCAGACCGGTATCCTGCTCGAAGACGACGAGCCGTTGCTGGTCGACTGCGGCAGTGGCGTGTTGCACCGCCTCGCGCGGACGAACGTCGGCTACGAGGGCGTCGAGACGGTCCTGCTCACGCACCACCATCTCGACCACGTCTCCGACCTCATGGCGCTGCTGAAGGCGCGCTGGCTGGCGGGGGAGGAGACCCTCGAAGTCGTCGGTCCAGCAGGCACGCAGGACCTGGTCGACGGCCTGCTGGACGTCCACGACTACCTGCAGGGGCGCGTCGACCTGACGGTGCGCGAGGTCGGCCCGGACGAACCCTTCTCCGTGGCCGGGTTCGACGTGGAGGCGTTCGAGACCCGCCACTCGATGGCCTGTCTGGCGTACCGATTCGACGACCGGTTCGTCTTCTCGGGCGACAGCGAGGCGTTCCGCGAGCTGACCGACTTCGCGAACGAGGCCGCCGTCCTGGCCCACGATTGCTCGTTCCCCGACGGTATCGACGTGTCGAACCATCCGACGCCGTCACAGCTCGGGGAGTCGCTGGCGGGGTGCGACATCGGCCGCGTCTACCTCACGCACCTCTACCCGCACACCGTCGGCGAACACGGCGACATGCTCGACGCCATCGAAGCGTCCTACGACGGCGACGTGCGGTTCGCCGAGGACATGCTGTCGCTGACCATCGAGTAG
- a CDS encoding MMPL family transporter encodes MTALDRLSDGITSHSRIVIVIMLVLTVVIGAGAAQVSSDSGLSQFESDSPEAKASDYISENFSSGDQDTQITQVIVRNEGTDGNVLTRESLLRSLEYQQQIRANDTINDTFIEENAIIGVSNIVAIAAITQEQAGELQARGAQLQQRRQELQQQQAQLNESFAEFEADRAALEQRSQTLNTTVDLLKAGLTELRENPDASIRTQFEQVKANTSVRLNETQYRTFKQAAEDLRSAQNQSEIEEAYTLGTQGVLRAEFADLQQQSQELQDRGQELQQQADQLEQEGQELQEAFQELQADQQALQESGSPSLAEQIDQLESMNASEVDEVLGIVLAEPDDGNGGSPFAGQALQLMEKNYEPGSTTASARMMIIQQQTQIDSDIQSSDSVADRTIQTQLEMQDLAQAASSGSGDEYIVFGFGVISQEIDQSLSDSLAIVGPFALLFVVVTLVVAYRDLLDIALGLVGIFAALMWTFGMMGYLNIAFNQIMIAVPVLLIGLSIDYAIHIFMRHREERLDDNTPSDVRGSMQYALAGVGIALVWVTATTVIGFLSNLTSPLSAIADFGIVSSWGIVSALAIFGAFIPALKVEADELLEGFGFDRKKRAFGTGGGRFSQALKVGSVLAKKAPIVVILVALTISAAGAYGGSQVDTSFSQEDFIAGEPPSWMYELPEPLKPGEYSAKQNLDYVNDHFQREDSQAQVLIRGGATDPQTLQALDATKQRIDAGDYDTPFAGASGTVNMRSPLTVMAQVAAENETFNQTFTAADTDGDGVPDENVTGVYDQLFEVAPGEAAGVIHQTEDGSYVAMRLVVPIKGGAGTGETTTEMRAIASDVQDSASLDDAAVIATGSPIVNEIVQNDLLETVIQSLVITLIAVFAFLMIAYRITEGSATLGIVTLLPVALSVAWILGTMYVIGMPFNVLTGMITSLTVGLGVAYSIHVSERFNLELGRREDQWEAMDTTITGTGGALLGSAATTVGGFGVLSFAIFPALQQFGVITALTIIYAFLASVLVLPSLLVVWHRYVGGTDDMVQIEQEAVPAGADDGPTTVDATPNGGVAADPEESSTDDAGEWTPLVSEESDAATEQPADAGEPASMPTIRGTREVSDETPTPGSEFTASLTIPDAEGRVMLSERVPGTGGEVSELSPTPTSYSMVGRRLYVLWELDQPTDLSLSYFAGVPADAKAGKRLAFESTLRTSAGDGTIEGPSELTVMTPFLREVLDAPVTQATLDEASQKARDGKLTREELEVLYDRWLDGDDDLGAESTTQHDGGAGFQS; translated from the coding sequence ATGACGGCCCTCGACCGGCTTTCTGACGGAATCACGTCGCACAGTCGCATCGTCATCGTGATCATGCTCGTCCTCACGGTCGTCATCGGGGCGGGCGCGGCCCAGGTGAGCTCGGACTCTGGCCTCAGCCAGTTCGAGAGCGACTCGCCGGAGGCGAAGGCGTCCGACTACATCAGCGAGAACTTCTCGTCAGGTGACCAGGACACACAGATAACACAGGTCATCGTCAGGAACGAAGGGACCGACGGGAACGTCCTGACGAGAGAGTCCCTGCTCCGGTCGCTCGAATACCAGCAACAGATTCGAGCGAACGACACCATCAACGACACCTTCATCGAGGAGAACGCCATCATCGGCGTCTCCAACATCGTCGCCATCGCAGCCATCACGCAGGAACAGGCCGGTGAGCTACAGGCTCGCGGGGCCCAGCTCCAGCAGCGACGGCAGGAACTCCAGCAACAACAAGCACAGCTGAACGAGTCCTTCGCGGAGTTCGAGGCCGACAGGGCGGCACTCGAACAGCGGAGCCAGACGCTCAACACGACCGTCGACCTGCTGAAGGCCGGACTCACCGAACTCCGGGAGAACCCCGACGCGAGCATCCGGACCCAGTTCGAGCAGGTCAAGGCGAACACCTCGGTCCGGCTGAACGAGACGCAGTACCGGACGTTCAAGCAGGCGGCCGAGGACCTCCGGAGCGCACAGAACCAGTCCGAGATAGAGGAGGCGTACACCCTCGGGACCCAGGGCGTCCTGCGGGCGGAGTTCGCCGACCTCCAGCAGCAGAGCCAGGAACTCCAGGACCGCGGCCAGGAGCTCCAGCAGCAGGCCGACCAGCTGGAACAGGAGGGCCAGGAACTCCAGGAAGCCTTCCAGGAACTGCAGGCCGACCAGCAGGCACTCCAGGAGTCGGGCTCGCCCTCGCTGGCCGAGCAGATCGACCAGCTCGAGTCGATGAACGCGTCCGAGGTCGACGAGGTCCTCGGAATCGTCCTCGCAGAGCCGGACGATGGCAACGGCGGGTCGCCGTTCGCGGGCCAGGCACTCCAGCTGATGGAGAAGAACTACGAGCCGGGCTCGACCACGGCGAGCGCCCGGATGATGATCATCCAGCAGCAGACCCAGATAGACAGCGACATCCAGAGCAGTGACTCGGTCGCTGACCGGACCATCCAGACCCAACTGGAGATGCAGGACCTCGCCCAGGCCGCATCCAGTGGGAGCGGTGACGAGTACATCGTCTTCGGCTTCGGTGTCATCTCACAGGAGATCGACCAGTCGCTGTCGGACTCGCTGGCGATCGTCGGACCGTTCGCACTCCTGTTCGTCGTCGTGACGCTCGTCGTCGCCTACCGCGACCTCCTCGACATCGCGCTCGGGCTGGTCGGCATCTTCGCCGCGCTCATGTGGACGTTCGGCATGATGGGCTACCTGAACATCGCGTTCAACCAGATCATGATCGCGGTCCCGGTGTTGCTCATCGGGCTGTCCATCGACTACGCCATCCACATCTTCATGCGCCATCGCGAGGAGCGCCTGGACGACAACACCCCGAGTGACGTGCGCGGCTCCATGCAGTACGCGCTGGCCGGCGTCGGCATCGCCCTCGTCTGGGTGACCGCGACGACGGTCATCGGGTTCCTCTCGAACCTGACCAGTCCGCTCTCGGCGATTGCGGACTTCGGTATCGTCTCCTCGTGGGGTATCGTCTCGGCACTCGCCATCTTCGGCGCGTTCATCCCCGCGCTGAAGGTCGAGGCGGACGAGTTGCTGGAGGGCTTCGGCTTCGACCGCAAGAAGCGCGCCTTCGGGACCGGTGGCGGTCGGTTCAGCCAGGCCCTCAAGGTCGGCTCCGTGCTCGCGAAGAAAGCCCCCATCGTCGTCATCCTCGTCGCGCTCACCATCTCTGCGGCAGGTGCCTACGGCGGGAGCCAGGTCGACACCTCGTTCTCGCAGGAGGACTTCATCGCGGGCGAACCGCCGTCGTGGATGTACGAACTGCCCGAGCCACTGAAGCCGGGCGAGTACAGCGCGAAGCAGAACCTCGACTACGTCAACGACCACTTCCAGCGCGAGGACTCCCAGGCACAGGTGTTGATACGAGGCGGGGCGACGGACCCACAGACGTTACAGGCGCTCGATGCAACCAAACAGCGCATCGATGCGGGTGACTACGACACCCCGTTCGCCGGCGCGAGCGGGACGGTGAACATGCGCTCGCCGCTGACCGTCATGGCCCAGGTCGCCGCGGAGAACGAGACGTTCAACCAGACGTTCACCGCCGCCGACACCGACGGTGACGGCGTGCCCGACGAGAACGTCACCGGTGTGTACGACCAGCTGTTCGAGGTCGCACCAGGGGAAGCTGCCGGCGTCATCCACCAGACCGAGGACGGCTCCTACGTCGCGATGCGACTCGTGGTGCCGATCAAAGGTGGCGCAGGGACCGGTGAAACGACCACCGAGATGCGCGCCATCGCCAGCGACGTGCAGGACTCCGCGTCCCTCGATGATGCAGCCGTCATCGCGACCGGCTCGCCCATCGTGAACGAGATCGTCCAGAACGACCTGCTCGAGACGGTCATCCAGAGCCTCGTCATCACGCTCATCGCGGTGTTCGCGTTCCTGATGATCGCGTACCGCATCACGGAGGGAAGCGCGACCCTCGGTATCGTCACCCTGCTGCCCGTCGCCCTCTCGGTGGCGTGGATTCTCGGGACGATGTACGTCATCGGCATGCCGTTCAACGTCCTGACGGGGATGATCACGAGCCTGACCGTCGGGCTCGGGGTCGCCTACAGCATCCACGTCTCCGAGCGGTTCAACCTCGAACTGGGCCGCCGCGAGGACCAGTGGGAGGCGATGGACACGACCATCACCGGAACCGGTGGTGCACTGCTCGGCTCCGCGGCCACCACGGTCGGTGGCTTCGGCGTGCTGAGTTTCGCCATCTTCCCGGCACTGCAACAGTTCGGCGTCATCACCGCGCTCACCATCATCTACGCGTTCCTCGCGAGCGTGCTGGTGCTGCCGAGCCTGCTCGTCGTCTGGCACCGCTACGTCGGCGGCACCGACGACATGGTGCAGATAGAGCAGGAGGCCGTCCCGGCAGGTGCCGACGACGGCCCGACGACGGTCGACGCGACGCCCAACGGCGGCGTGGCGGCCGACCCCGAGGAATCGAGCACGGACGACGCCGGCGAGTGGACGCCGCTCGTCTCCGAAGAGTCTGATGCGGCCACCGAGCAGCCGGCCGACGCTGGCGAACCGGCGAGCATGCCGACCATCCGTGGGACCCGCGAGGTCTCCGACGAGACGCCGACGCCCGGCAGCGAGTTCACCGCGTCCCTCACCATCCCCGACGCGGAGGGGCGCGTCATGCTCTCCGAACGGGTGCCCGGCACCGGTGGCGAGGTCTCGGAACTCTCGCCGACGCCGACCTCG